Proteins from a single region of Acidianus ambivalens:
- a CDS encoding acyl-CoA carboxylase subunit beta: protein MSQEEKTMGKLIQELKNMKEKAYQGGGEDKIKAQHSKGKLTARERLALLFDEGTFNEIMTFATTRATEFGLDKMKMYGDGVVAGWGKVDGRTVFAYSQDFTELGGTLGEMHANKIAKVYELALKVGAPVIGINDSGGARIQEGAVALEGYGQVFKMNVMASGVIPQITIMAGPAAGGAVYSPALTDFIIMIKGDAYYMFVTGPEITKVVLGEEVSFQDLGGAVIHATKSGVVHFLAENEQDAINIAKRLLSYLPSNNMEEPPFMDTGDPADRDVKDVEQIVPTDSAKPFDMKEIIYRIVDNGEFLEVHKHWAQNIVVGFARIAGNVVGIVANNSQYLGAAIDIDAADKAARFIRFCDAFNIPLISLVDTPGYIPGTDQEYKGIIRHGAKMLYAFAEATVPKITVIIRKSYGGAHIAMSIKSLGADLVYAWPTAEIAVTGPEGAVRILYKKEIQASSNPDEFIKQKIAEYRKLFANPYWAAEKGLIDDVIEPKDTRRVIVSALEMLRNKREYRYPKKHGNIPL, encoded by the coding sequence ATGTCTCAAGAAGAAAAAACTATGGGTAAATTAATACAAGAATTAAAAAATATGAAAGAAAAGGCATATCAAGGTGGAGGAGAAGATAAGATAAAAGCCCAACATAGCAAAGGTAAGTTAACTGCTAGAGAAAGGTTAGCTCTACTTTTCGATGAAGGAACTTTTAACGAAATAATGACTTTTGCTACTACTAGAGCTACAGAATTTGGATTAGATAAAATGAAAATGTACGGTGACGGTGTAGTAGCAGGCTGGGGCAAGGTAGATGGCAGGACTGTTTTTGCATACTCCCAAGACTTTACTGAGTTAGGCGGAACTTTAGGAGAAATGCATGCAAATAAAATAGCCAAAGTTTACGAGTTAGCACTAAAGGTTGGAGCACCAGTTATAGGAATAAATGACTCTGGAGGAGCGAGAATTCAAGAAGGTGCAGTAGCGCTGGAAGGCTATGGCCAAGTCTTCAAGATGAACGTGATGGCTTCTGGAGTAATTCCGCAAATTACTATAATGGCAGGACCCGCAGCAGGAGGAGCAGTATATTCTCCAGCTTTGACTGATTTCATTATTATGATTAAAGGCGACGCTTATTACATGTTCGTCACCGGTCCAGAGATAACTAAAGTAGTATTAGGAGAAGAGGTTAGCTTCCAAGACCTAGGAGGAGCAGTTATTCATGCTACCAAGTCTGGAGTAGTTCATTTCCTGGCGGAGAATGAACAGGATGCAATTAACATTGCCAAGAGGTTACTTTCCTATTTACCTTCAAATAACATGGAAGAACCACCGTTTATGGACACTGGAGATCCTGCCGATAGAGATGTTAAAGACGTTGAGCAAATAGTTCCTACTGATTCTGCAAAGCCGTTTGATATGAAGGAAATCATATATAGGATAGTAGATAACGGAGAATTCCTAGAAGTTCATAAACATTGGGCACAGAATATTGTAGTAGGATTTGCAAGAATTGCAGGAAACGTTGTAGGAATAGTTGCAAATAACTCTCAGTACTTAGGAGCAGCTATAGATATTGACGCTGCAGACAAAGCTGCAAGATTCATAAGGTTCTGTGATGCATTTAACATTCCTTTAATAAGCCTTGTGGATACTCCAGGATATATTCCGGGCACTGATCAGGAATATAAGGGAATAATTAGGCACGGCGCAAAAATGCTTTATGCGTTTGCAGAGGCGACAGTACCTAAGATAACAGTTATAATAAGGAAATCCTACGGAGGGGCACATATTGCAATGAGTATAAAGAGTTTAGGAGCAGATCTAGTTTATGCTTGGCCTACAGCTGAAATTGCTGTAACTGGTCCAGAAGGTGCTGTAAGGATATTATACAAGAAGGAAATACAAGCATCAAGCAATCCAGATGAATTCATAAAGCAGAAGATTGCAGAATATAGGAAATTATTTGCTAATCCTTACTGGGCGGCAGAGAAGGGATTGATAGACGACGTTATAGAACCTAAGGATACTAGGAGAGTAATAGTTTCGGCATTAGAGATGTTAAGAAATAAGAGGGAATATAGATATCCAAAGAAGCATGGTAATATACCGCTCTAA